From the Oleiphilus messinensis genome, one window contains:
- the panP gene encoding pyridoxal-dependent aspartate 1-decarboxylase PanP, with the protein MASRKKTANANLESMYRVFTAPEAPQSTLSQIEDYISKNLAGFLQEHIVAVERDLSEVEKDFADSGIPDKPMFVSEQAQFLLDKLVSNSVHTAAPSFIGHMTSALPYFMLPLSKIMIALNQNLVKTETSKAFTPLERQVLGMLHRLIYQHDDAYYAQWMHDPLHALGSMCSGGTVANLTALWVARNLAFPEEGGFKGIRREGLTRALLYYGYTGAAVLVSERGHYSLKKAADILGIGHDYIIPIPTNDQNKMDIDALRNECIRLKKDSIRILSIIGIAGTTETGNVDPLEDIADVAKEFNAHFHVDAAWGGPTLFSRKFSHLLKGIEKADSVTIDAHKQLYVPMGSGLVLYKNPTSVNAIEHHAQYIIRKGSRDLGSTTLEGSRPGMALLIHSGLKVIGKDGYELLINQGIEKANLFANLIEQHPDFELVTPPELNILTYRYCPAEAQAALKVASQEQTNKINQILSRVTKSIQKTQRERGKAFVSRTRLNPAVYGRSPCVVFRVVLANPLTTPDILTSILEEQRELSAEPGIATELQHLQTLVSEVRQATT; encoded by the coding sequence ATGGCCAGCAGAAAAAAAACGGCAAATGCCAATCTCGAAAGCATGTACAGGGTGTTTACCGCACCCGAGGCCCCGCAATCGACCTTAAGCCAGATTGAAGACTATATTTCGAAAAATCTCGCAGGGTTCTTACAAGAGCACATTGTAGCGGTTGAGCGGGATCTTTCTGAAGTTGAAAAGGACTTTGCGGATTCCGGTATACCAGATAAACCCATGTTCGTTTCTGAACAGGCTCAGTTCCTGCTCGATAAACTGGTCTCCAACTCAGTCCATACTGCCGCACCAAGCTTCATTGGCCACATGACATCGGCCTTGCCCTATTTCATGCTGCCGCTGTCAAAAATCATGATTGCGCTGAATCAGAACCTGGTGAAAACCGAGACGTCCAAGGCTTTTACACCATTGGAGCGTCAGGTTTTAGGGATGTTACACCGCCTGATTTATCAACATGATGACGCCTATTATGCGCAATGGATGCACGATCCTCTGCACGCACTAGGCAGTATGTGCTCCGGTGGAACGGTTGCAAATTTAACGGCACTTTGGGTGGCACGAAATCTGGCCTTTCCCGAAGAAGGTGGCTTTAAAGGTATTCGCCGGGAAGGATTGACCCGCGCGTTGTTATACTACGGTTATACCGGTGCAGCTGTTCTGGTTTCAGAACGGGGGCATTACTCACTGAAGAAAGCGGCCGACATTCTTGGCATTGGACATGATTACATCATCCCGATCCCGACCAATGACCAAAATAAAATGGACATTGATGCACTGCGCAACGAATGCATCCGTCTCAAAAAAGATTCGATCCGAATCCTCTCTATCATTGGAATCGCGGGAACAACCGAGACAGGCAATGTCGATCCGCTGGAAGATATTGCCGACGTAGCCAAAGAGTTCAATGCCCACTTCCATGTCGATGCCGCTTGGGGTGGACCGACGCTCTTTTCACGAAAGTTTTCCCATTTACTAAAAGGCATTGAGAAAGCGGATTCCGTCACCATTGATGCCCACAAACAATTATATGTGCCCATGGGCAGTGGTCTGGTACTTTATAAAAACCCAACCAGTGTCAACGCAATCGAACATCATGCCCAATACATTATTCGTAAGGGCTCACGGGATCTGGGCAGCACAACACTGGAAGGCTCTCGACCCGGAATGGCACTCTTGATCCATTCCGGCCTAAAGGTTATTGGTAAAGATGGCTATGAGCTTCTGATCAATCAGGGCATCGAAAAAGCCAATCTGTTCGCAAACTTGATCGAACAGCACCCTGACTTTGAATTAGTGACCCCGCCTGAACTTAACATTCTGACCTACCGCTATTGTCCCGCAGAAGCCCAGGCAGCATTAAAGGTCGCCAGTCAGGAACAAACAAATAAAATCAATCAAATCCTGAGCCGGGTGACCAAAAGTATACAAAAAACACAGCGGGAGCGGGGTAAGGCTTTTGTGTCCCGAACTCGCCTGAATCCGGCAGTGTATGGACGATCGCCCTGTGTTGTCTTCAGGGTCGTACTGGCCAACCCGCTAACCACGCCTGACATCCTGACCAGCATTCTCGAGGAGCAACGGGAACTGTCCGCAGAACCGGGCATCGCTACTGAACTTCAACACCTGCAAACACTCGTATCTGAAGTACGCCAGGCAACCACCTAG
- a CDS encoding response regulator transcription factor — MADKSEPKTILIVDDSRISRMMLRAIVECEFSHWNILEAANGEEAKRLSETNHIDFITLDMNMPGLDGLTVAPELKLNSPGVKIALITANFQERVRAKAETQGLVFIPKPITEDKVLNFLER, encoded by the coding sequence GTGGCGGACAAATCGGAACCTAAAACCATACTTATTGTAGACGACAGCCGAATCTCCAGAATGATGTTACGGGCGATTGTTGAATGTGAATTCAGTCATTGGAATATTCTGGAAGCCGCCAATGGTGAGGAGGCAAAGCGGTTAAGCGAGACAAATCATATTGATTTTATTACGCTGGATATGAATATGCCCGGCCTGGATGGTCTTACCGTTGCGCCGGAGCTGAAATTAAATTCACCGGGTGTAAAAATTGCGCTGATCACTGCGAATTTTCAAGAGCGAGTTCGTGCGAAAGCCGAAACACAGGGGTTGGTATTTATTCCCAAGCCGATCACCGAAGACAAAGTATTGAACTTTCTGGAACGGTGA
- a CDS encoding DsbA family protein, with protein MTKNTSDTLRQRLLIAFGAFAVGMLVATTLTYQQSENSGTTDSPAVLLNYKGKDYRLDELPVSIALAYSDLEHETYENKQLLLIDAGLQLHVAQFARDKQLSFDEARQQLFSISPITEQAIEQFWKDNQEQIGQPFFAVKENIRQYLTQKQEQEKKNQIYSALTQFGDLTVLLPKPVRQKVDIDTEDYPTKGPEKAPLHIVEFADYQCPHCKTAFNTLNQLIEQYPEAIKLTFIDFPINSSGVSKKVAEAAYCAGEQGQFWPYHALAFQQQSDLDKDWPLETATNLKLNLDKFRSCLTSLPAREHVQRGQKAGWDLNVRGTPTLFINGRKFDGHDLKAELTEYIAGKAADSNH; from the coding sequence ATGACCAAGAACACTTCAGATACTTTAAGACAGCGATTACTCATCGCTTTTGGCGCCTTTGCTGTAGGCATGCTCGTAGCAACAACGCTGACATACCAACAATCAGAAAATTCAGGAACTACAGATTCACCAGCGGTACTACTCAACTACAAAGGCAAAGATTACCGCCTTGATGAACTGCCTGTATCCATTGCGCTGGCCTATTCAGACCTTGAGCATGAGACATATGAAAACAAGCAATTACTACTGATTGATGCTGGCCTGCAACTCCATGTCGCCCAGTTTGCGCGAGACAAGCAACTCTCTTTCGATGAGGCCCGGCAACAGCTCTTTTCAATTTCACCCATCACCGAACAGGCAATTGAACAGTTCTGGAAAGACAATCAGGAACAGATTGGTCAGCCTTTTTTTGCTGTGAAAGAGAATATAAGGCAATACCTGACACAAAAACAGGAACAAGAGAAGAAGAACCAAATCTATTCGGCGCTGACACAATTCGGAGATTTAACGGTATTGCTGCCCAAGCCCGTGCGCCAGAAAGTTGATATTGATACAGAAGATTACCCGACCAAGGGCCCCGAAAAAGCGCCACTACACATCGTCGAATTTGCAGATTATCAATGTCCGCATTGTAAAACAGCTTTTAACACACTGAATCAGCTTATCGAGCAATACCCTGAAGCGATCAAGCTAACCTTTATCGACTTTCCCATCAACAGTTCCGGGGTATCCAAAAAAGTTGCGGAAGCGGCATATTGTGCTGGTGAGCAGGGGCAATTCTGGCCCTATCATGCGCTCGCATTTCAGCAACAATCCGATCTGGATAAAGACTGGCCACTTGAAACCGCTACGAACCTTAAACTCAATCTGGACAAGTTCAGATCTTGTCTCACATCGCTTCCCGCACGAGAACATGTGCAACGGGGACAAAAAGCAGGATGGGATCTGAATGTCAGGGGTACACCAACCCTGTTCATCAATGGCCGAAAATTCGATGGTCATGACCTGAAAGCAGAATTAACAGAATACATTGCCGGAAAAGCGGCTGACTCGAATCATTAA
- a CDS encoding pentapeptide repeat-containing protein, giving the protein MPDQIKIIDDPLYQLLRAERIADFNTQKQNTAILPDLSFCDFRGLDLRGMHAEGLNFSNAYFRGADLRGIDFRQCTLEGASIAGTKISGCYFPEALSADEIVMSLNHGTRMRYKG; this is encoded by the coding sequence ATGCCGGATCAAATAAAAATTATAGATGACCCCCTTTACCAACTACTCCGAGCGGAACGAATCGCTGATTTCAACACGCAAAAACAAAACACGGCTATCTTACCGGACTTATCTTTTTGCGACTTTCGCGGTCTGGATCTCAGAGGCATGCATGCAGAAGGCTTGAATTTCAGTAACGCTTACTTCCGCGGAGCCGATCTGCGGGGTATCGACTTCCGCCAATGCACCCTCGAAGGGGCCAGTATCGCGGGCACCAAAATATCAGGCTGCTACTTCCCTGAAGCACTGAGTGCAGACGAAATCGTGATGTCTTTAAACCATGGTACACGCATGCGGTATAAGGGTTAA
- a CDS encoding pyridoxal-phosphate-dependent aminotransferase family protein, whose amino-acid sequence MPFQSFTPPRRILMGPGPTDISPRVLAALSRPTIGHLDPLFIQMMDELKSLLKYAFQTENDYTMAISAPGSAGMEACFVNLVEPGDKVIVCRNGVFGERMRENVLRSNGELITVDDPWGRAVTPEKLEAALKEHPDTKIVAFVHAETSTGAMSDAESLCRIAKQYGCLTIVDTVTSLGGIPVKVDEWQMDAVYSGSQKCLASVPGLSPVTFSAAAIEKIKQRGTPVQSWFLDQSLVMSYWAGNGKRAYHHTAPVNSLYALHEALVLLHDEGLENAWQRHRKQHDHLAQGLRALELDFIVPEAERLPQLNTIHIPDGVDDLTVRSFLLNEYNLEIGAGLGDFAGRAWRIGLLGYGARNENVSLCLKALEEALQQLG is encoded by the coding sequence ATGCCGTTTCAATCTTTCACCCCACCTAGACGTATTTTAATGGGACCCGGTCCAACGGATATCTCACCCAGAGTCCTGGCAGCCCTCTCACGCCCAACCATTGGCCATTTGGATCCGCTGTTTATCCAGATGATGGATGAGCTCAAATCATTGCTGAAGTATGCATTTCAAACCGAAAATGACTACACCATGGCAATCTCGGCGCCAGGCTCAGCAGGTATGGAAGCTTGTTTTGTAAACTTGGTCGAGCCGGGCGACAAAGTGATCGTTTGTCGCAATGGTGTCTTCGGTGAACGCATGCGTGAGAACGTACTGCGCAGTAACGGCGAGCTAATTACCGTGGATGACCCCTGGGGGCGAGCCGTTACGCCGGAAAAACTTGAAGCGGCCCTGAAAGAGCACCCTGATACCAAAATTGTCGCCTTTGTTCATGCTGAAACATCTACTGGAGCCATGTCCGATGCAGAGTCGCTTTGCCGCATTGCCAAACAATATGGCTGTCTGACAATCGTGGACACGGTAACTTCCCTCGGCGGGATTCCGGTCAAAGTGGATGAATGGCAGATGGACGCGGTCTATTCCGGTAGCCAAAAATGCCTGGCCTCGGTTCCGGGGCTATCGCCAGTTACCTTCAGCGCAGCCGCCATCGAAAAAATAAAACAACGGGGCACCCCGGTACAAAGCTGGTTCCTTGATCAGAGCCTGGTAATGAGTTACTGGGCTGGAAATGGAAAACGAGCATACCACCATACCGCTCCGGTCAACTCTCTCTATGCTCTGCATGAAGCATTGGTATTACTCCATGATGAGGGACTCGAAAATGCGTGGCAACGGCACCGTAAACAGCATGATCACCTCGCACAGGGCCTAAGGGCACTGGAATTAGATTTTATTGTTCCGGAAGCCGAGCGCTTACCTCAGTTGAATACGATCCACATCCCGGATGGGGTAGATGACTTGACTGTACGTTCATTCCTCTTGAACGAGTACAATCTCGAAATCGGTGCAGGATTGGGTGACTTCGCCGGTCGGGCGTGGAGAATCGGGCT
- a CDS encoding cyclic nucleotide-binding domain-containing protein has protein sequence MYLPGTHPELVDLLIEQFNTTIELLVKHLPPNHSSVDLLPTTAYHNIVGAGQVGVVMKGFLQACWGEKTVFILQPGDLILQSRSQSGICLLAEDPVTVHIWENRAFYEHIATHPEALNLWQKAILLQNSVFAHAYAAATKKGLRPTAGFTRYIEGDIILHQGDLADNVYTMLKGSAKVLVNKTEVGEIHEGEIFGAIACLTAGRRSATVMATSSCTVMAVPKEEFVELLHAQPETCLKLIETMANQIISMNARLSNSEQDFY, from the coding sequence ATGTACTTACCAGGTACACATCCAGAACTGGTGGACTTGCTCATCGAACAGTTCAATACAACCATAGAGCTGCTGGTGAAACACCTTCCACCAAACCACAGCAGCGTCGATCTGCTGCCCACCACGGCCTATCACAACATCGTGGGGGCCGGCCAAGTCGGCGTTGTTATGAAAGGCTTCTTGCAGGCTTGCTGGGGCGAAAAAACCGTATTTATCCTGCAGCCGGGTGATTTAATATTGCAATCCCGAAGTCAGTCCGGTATTTGTTTACTGGCAGAAGACCCGGTAACCGTTCATATTTGGGAAAATAGAGCGTTTTACGAGCATATCGCAACCCACCCAGAAGCGCTAAACCTCTGGCAAAAAGCGATTTTATTACAAAATAGTGTTTTCGCCCATGCCTACGCAGCGGCAACCAAAAAAGGTCTGCGCCCTACTGCCGGCTTTACCCGCTATATTGAAGGCGATATTATCCTGCATCAGGGCGATCTCGCGGACAATGTATATACAATGCTGAAAGGCTCTGCGAAGGTACTGGTCAATAAAACTGAAGTCGGTGAGATTCATGAGGGTGAAATCTTTGGCGCTATTGCATGCTTAACTGCGGGAAGGCGCTCTGCAACAGTCATGGCAACCAGTAGTTGCACGGTGATGGCGGTTCCAAAAGAAGAATTTGTCGAGCTACTCCACGCCCAACCTGAAACGTGCCTGAAACTTATCGAGACAATGGCCAATCAAATTATTTCCATGAATGCCCGGCTGAGCAATTCTGAACAGGACTTCTACTAG